TGGTTGATGTTCAAAAACTTAAAAATGATATAAATTATGAAAAACAATTCAATGAAGAAATTACCAAGATGGTAGGTAATTTTGACGAGAACCTTGATATCACACGAAGCATATATATTTATTTCGATTATGAACGCTTTGGGAGAGAAATAGATATGTGGTATAATGATGCGAACGATGGTAACGGGTTTGTTCAGCAGGCTTCTATGGGAGGCGCAGAATTTTATGTGGATGGATATCATGCATGGTATCATGAGCCCATTAAGGGTAATGCAATATGGACTGAGCCCTATATGTCTACAGCAGGAGCACCCATCACGTCTTATGTTATGCCATTAGAAGTTGATGGTGAAGTGGTTGGCATGGTCGGCATGGATTTATATTTAGGTGATATACAAGAGCAAATCAATGAATTGGTTTTATTTGAAAGTGGCTATATTTATTTGATTCATGAAAATGGAGATTTGATTGTCCACAAGGATCATGGATGGGTTGATGGAAAGGCGCAAAGTCTACTTGATTTAGATAATGGCCAAGAATTTTTGAATGCGATGAAACAATCACCGACAGGGATTTTAAACACAGTCGATGCATCAGGTAATAAGATGTTTTCAGCTTATGGTCACCTTTCCAATGGCTGGATATTAGGCTCAAGTATTCCTGAAAGTGAGATGACGGCTGTCTTTCGTAATATTATCATGTTTTTAATTATAATTGCCTTGATTGGATTAAGTATTGCGATTGCCGTTGCATTTTTTATTGGCAGAACTATCAGCAAACCTATCTATACCATTGTTGAGGCGACAGAAAAAATCAGTGAAGGTGACTTAACAGTTCAAGTTCAACTCAAAAGCAATGATGAGACGTCATTACTCGCATCAGCTCTTAACAAAATGAGTGGGGAGATTAAGACACTGATTAAAGAGGCAAAAAATGTTGGAGAGCAAATGATTTTTACTGCAACGGATTTGGCTGCGATGTCAGAAGAAACGAATGCAACGGTTGAAGAAGTCGCAACGACCATTGATGAGATAGCAAAAGGAACAAATGAAACAGCAGCAGAAGCAGAGAGTGGTGCAACAATAGCAGGAATCATCGACAAAAAATTTGATATTTTGATTGAGAAAAGCAAGATGATGGGAAAAAATGCAACAGAAGTCATCAGTGTAAATGAAACAGGCCTTAGCACCCTGGGCATATTAAAAGATAAATCTAAAATTGTAGAAGCGTCCAATGCGAATGTTGTGAAAAGCGTTGGAAGTTTAGAAAAAAGAATTCAAGAAGTAACAGATATTATTAATGCCATATCTACGATTGCAGATCAAACCAATCTATTGGCTTTGAATGCATCGATTGAAGCGGCAAGGGCAGGAGAAGCTGGACGGGGATTTGCTGTCGTCGCGGAAGAAATACGAAAGTTAGCTGAAAGTTCCAGTGCTGCAACAGATAAAATTAGCACCATCGTCAGTGCAATCCAAAAAGAAAGTACGGACACGGTGTTGGTTATGGAAAAATTAAATATTATAACCAATGAGCAAAATCAAGCCGTTGGTGAAGTCAGTGGGTCCTTTGCAACGATTTATGCATCAGTGAATAGAATTACCCAAGATATTGATATGGTTATATCTGAGTTGAATGCTTTGTACGCAAGTAAAGACGAACTGATTCGTTCATCGAATAATATATCTGCTGTGTCAGAAGAGACGGCAGCGGCAACACAAGAGGTAAATGCATCAATGAATGAACAAACCAAAGCAGTAGAAGAGGTTGCAACGAGTGCAGAAAAACTCAATGTATTGTCACTAAAGCTTAAAGAGCATATTGATGTGTTTAAGGTACAATAAAAAAAAGGAGTTACGCATATGACAGAGCAAAATACAACGTATAATCAACTTAAAAATGAAACATCGCCATATTTACTCGCGCATGCCAACAACCCAGTCAATTGGTATCCCTGGGGTGAAGAAGCATTAGAAAAAGCGCGTAGAGAAAATAAAGTGATTTTTTTAAGCATTGGATATCATGCTTGCCATTGGTGTCATGTTATGGAAGAAGAAGCTTTTAAAAATAAAGCGGTAGCAGCATATCTTAATCAATACTTTATTAGCATAAAAATTGACCGAGAGGAACGACCAGACCTTGATCATCAGTATATGACTATTGTCAATCAAATCGCCGGACAAGGCGGTTGGCCATTACATGTTTGGCTAACGCCATCGTTGACGCCGATTTATGGAGGAACATATTTTCCGCCTCAAGATCATGTCGCTAAACCTGGATTTATGACGGTGCTTGAACATATTGTCAACAAATGGGAAGAGGGACCAGAAGCAATAGAAAAAAGTGGCACAGAATTTATTGAGCAGATGCAGCGACTAGAAGCTGTTGAGCCGCTTCCGATAGAGGGCAATATTTGCCAAGAAAGCGCCCAAGCGATTATGAAGCGATTTGACCCACCGTATGGAGGGTTTAGCCAAGCACCTAAATTTCCAGCACCCCATCAATTATTATATTTGATGGGATATGACCTGGAACATTCAGATGTGCAGCTACAACATATGGTTAATACGACCCTTATTGGCATGGCTGCAGGTGGGCTACATGACCATGTAGGTGGAGGGTTTGCAAGGTATAGCGTTGATGAACGCTGGGAGATTCCTCATTTTGAGAAGATGCTGTATGATAATTTGTTGCTTTTAAAAAGCTATAATGTTGCTTATGCACAATATAAGAATCCAGTCTATAAAACGATAGCCTATCGAATCGTTAGTTTTTTACGTCGAGAACTTTTGAGTTTAAAAGGTGGGTTTTATACAGCGCTTGATGCGGATACACAAGGCGTTGAAGGCGGATTTTATACCTTTAGCATTGATGAAGTCCAGTCCGTTCTTGGAAAAGAGGGCGATGGCTTTGTCAAGGCATATCAGATGACCCAGGAAGGTAACTTTGAAGGAAAGAATCACTTACACATTAGGATGGAACAATTAACCCAGGAGCATTTTAACCAATGGGAAAAGGCTTTAGAACGCCTGCTTACATATAGAGAAAAACGCAAGCATCCGGCACTTGACTATAAGATCTTAACATGGCAAAATGGTCTTGCTATATCTGTGCTTTCGCATATGGCAAGACTTTATGGAGACCCGCAAATCTTAACATTGGCAAAAGAAGCCAAAGATTTTGTGGTATGGGACTTAAGAAAGCAAGATAGGCTTGTTAGTCATATAACAAGTAAACAACAGGGGAAGCATGTGTTTGTTGATGACTATGCTTATTACATTGATGGTCTTATTGAGTTATATATGACTATGTTTGAACCAGCATATTTAGTGGAAGCCAAAGCAATGATGGAAGAAGCGCTCGAGCTATTTTGGGATGATAATCAAGGAGGTTTTTTCTTAGCAACGCGTGACAATCAAGAAGTGACCATACGACAAAAACAGTTTTTGGATACGGCGACTCCATCAGGTAACAGCGTTATGGGACATAATTTATATCGCTTATATGTGCTTACCCAAGACAAACGCTATGAACAGATGTTTCGACAATTACTAGAGGCCTATGGACACTATTTAAAAAAAGTACCGGGGTATTGTTCCTACGGACTGCTTCCATTACTTCAAGAAGAACGCGGAAGTCGTCTTTTGAAAATTGCTATTACAAAAGAAGATAATTGGCAGGAGTTATATCAAAAAATCGGAGATAAAATGATGGATTATGACGTGGTTTGTCTTGTGGATAATCCCGAAATATATCCGATTATTAATGGAAAAACAACATATTATCGTTGTGAAGGTTTTGTCTGTAAAGAACCTAGCAATGTGTTGATTTAGGAGATATTGAGAATGAAAAGAAACGTTAGCTTAGAGGAAATAACCGATGGTAAAATATATACCATTAACGATATGGTGCGTGCAGATACAGGAGGCTGTCAAGGTTGTCACGTGTGCTGCACGGGAATGGGAGAATCTATAACCTTAGATCCATATGATGTGTATCGCTTGACCCAAGGCTTAGCATGTTCCTTCGATGAATTAAATCAAAGCAAGCTAAGTTGGCATCGTGAAGATATGCTGATGTTACCAAACTTAAAAGTGGAAGGGAAAAACGAGCGTTGTATTTTTCTTGATGAAAATGGACGGTGTACAATACATGTATATCGTCCAAGCGTATGTCGCTTGTTTCCCCTTGGGCGATATTATCATGAAGACCAATTTAGCTATATATTGCAAGTACACGAATGTGTAAAACCCAATCGGTCGAAAATAAAAGTGAAAAAATGGATAAATAATCCCGACGGAAAAGCCTATGACGATTTTATCATGGCATGGAGACGATTTAAGAAAAACACTCAGGCATATATGGAACAAGTGCAGGATAAAAAGCAGATTGAAGCAATGAATCAGTTGGTGCTACATAGATTTTTTAAGACGCCCTATGATAATGAGCGAAGCTTTTATGAACAGTTTTATGAGCGTTTAGGTTAACTTGAAGAAAGGCTTGACTTCGAGTATACTATAAGGGATAAGATGATAGAGTAACGAATAAGGAGAGGATACATAATGATGCTAAGTATTAAAGAGGCTGCAATAAAGGTTGAGCTGACACCACATACATTAAGGTACTATGAATCGGAGGGGTTGATTCCTTTTCTTCAGCGCGATGAACAAGGGCACCGAGTATATCGAAAAAAAGATATCGAATGGATACAGTTTATCTTATGCCTGCGCAACACCGGAATGTCTATACGAGAGATGAAAAGTTTTGTAAAATTGTACAAAGGCGGAGAAGAGACAATACCTGATCGGATGGAGATTTTATATGAACATAAAAAACTCATTGAAGATCAACTAAGAGAGACTAAATGGTACCTGAACAATATTAACAACAAGATAGCATATTATGAATCGATTAACAAGGAGTATCTAAATTCAAAGGAAGAAAGGAAGACATTATCCCATGAATAATTTTGTGTTTAAAAACTCGACAGAACTTGTTTTTGGAAAAAACGTTGAAGACCAAACGGGCATCTATACTGCCAAACATGGTTCAAAAGTACTTTTACATTATGGTGGTGGAAGTATAAAAAGAACAGGATTGTATGATCGGATTATAAAAAGTTTAGAGGAGAATAATGTTGATTATATTGAATTAGGCAATGTTCAAGCCAATCCTAGATTATCTCTTGTTCAAGAAGGTATTCGACTGTGTAAAGAACAGCAAGTTGATTTTATTTTAGCTGTTGGTGGCGGAAGTGTTATTGATTCGGCAAAAACCATTGCGGTTGGAGCAAAATATGAAGGGGATATTTGGGAGTGTTTTGTCGGTGAGGCAAATGTGACAGATGCTCTAGGCTTAGGCGTTGTCTTAACGATACCTGCAGCCGGAAGTGAGACAAGTATGGGAGCGGTTATTACTAATGAAGAGGGATGGTTAAAACGACCATTAGGTCATCCGTTGATGCGTCCGACGTTTGCACTTTTAAATCCGGAATTAACCTATACATTACCGGATTATCAAACAGCATGTGGCGTCTCAGATATGCTTGCCCATACGATGGAACGGTATTTTACAAATACGACAAATGTGGACTTAACGGATCGGCTGTGCGAAGCGACGATGCGTACTATTATAGAAGAAGGACCTAAAGTTCTTGAAAATCCAACAGATTATGCGGCAAGAGCAGAGATTATGTTGGCAGGGACTGTCGCACATAATGATTCCTTAGATCTAGGTCGGGAGACGGACTGGGCGTCTCATGATATTGAACATGAACTTAGTGGAATTTATGATATTGCTCATGGTGCTGGGTTAAGTATTGTTTTCCCTGCATGGATGAAGTATGTATACAAAGAGAACAAGCCACGATTTGAACAATTTGCATATCGTGTCTTTGGCATTGAGCCTCAGTTTGATGATTCAGATGCCAGTATAGTGAAAGCGATAAAGGCACTTGAAGATTTCTATGTAAAAATGGGATTGCCAATTCGTTTGGAAGATGAAAATATAACCGATGATCGTTATAGTGAAATGGCAAAAAAAGCAACAAATAACGACACAAGAACACTTGGGCATTTTAAAGCTTTAAATTCTCATGATATTCATGAAATTTATAAATTATGTGCAATGCCGAAAAAATGGTAATTATATGAAAAAACAGTATGAAGATTTTGCATTTGTTTATGATGAACTAATGTCAGAGGTTCCCTATGAACAATGGATAGCATTTATAAAAAGTGTTTTTGATCAATCGGAGACAAATATACAATTAGTAGCTGATCTTGGCTGTGGCACAGGGAATGTAACAATTCCCCTGGCCCAGTCCGGATATGATATGATTGGGATTGATTTATCAGAAAACATGTTGATGATCAGTCGTCAAAAAGCCGAAGAGGCTGGAGTCAATCCTTTGTTTTTATTACAAGACATAACGGAATTTGAACTATATGGAACGGTTGATGGCGTGATAGCCGCTTGTGATAGCTTGAATTACTTGTCTTCAAAAGAAAAAATATTGGATGTTTTTTTGCTGGTTAAGAATTATTTGAATGAAGGTGGTATCTTTATCTTTGATGTCAATACGGAATACGTTTTTGAGAAGGTGTATGGAAATCAGACATTTACCTATCGCGATGATGATGTAGCCTACATTTGGGAAAACACATACGACAAAAAGAAGAAATCCAACACCTATGATATTAGTTTTTTTGTTCGGGACGATGAGGAAAACTATGTACGTTTTGATGAATATCATAATGAATATGCCTATGGGCAAGCGACACTTGAAGCTTTAATTTTAGAGGCTGGCTTGACATTGCAGGCGGTTTATGATAATTATAGTTGGAAACTACCGCAAGAAAACACAGAGCGATTAACATTTATAGTCAAAAAATAGGAAAGAGAATATATGGATAAATTATTAAGAGCTACAACAACAAATGGTGAGATACGTGCTTTTGCAGCCAATACGAAAGAACTTGTTAATATTGCCAGAACATATCATCAGACATCCCCTGTTGCTAGTGCAGCCCTTGGGCGCTTATTGACAGCTGGGGTGATGATGGGATCAATGTTAAAAAGTGAAAAAGAGTTATTGACTTTGAATATTCGTGGTGAAGGTCCAATTGGGGGCGTGCTCGTTACAGCTAATGGAACGGGACAGGTCAAAGGATATGTCAATAATGCATTAGTTGATTTGCCTTTAAAGCCTAACGGAAAACTGGATGTATCCGGAGCTATCGGACCGGGGACATTAACCGTAATTAAGGATCTAGGAATGAAAGAACCTTATGTGGGACAAGTAGAGCTAGTCTCAGGTGAGATTGCAGAAGATATCACCTATTATTTTGCAAGCTCAGAACAAACGCCATCAGTAGTTGCGTTAGGCGTATTGGTTGATACGAACTATTCAATCAGACAAAGCGGAGGCTTTATAGTTCAATTGCTTCCTCAAGCCAGTGAAGCAACAATTACCCAGCTAGAAAAAAATATTCAAAACTTACCAAGTGTGACAACAATGTATGAAAATGGTCTAGATGAAAAAGGCATGTTAGAGAAAGTTTTGGAAGGGTTTGAGATTCGAATTAATGACACTTCCCATCCAAAGTATTACTGCAATTGTAGCCGAGAACGTGTTGAAAAAGCGCTGATTAGTATTGGAAAAGAAGAGATGGATTCCATCATTCAAGATGGAGAGCCAATTGAAATGGCGTGCCACTTTTGTGATAAAAAATATCGCTTTGATATTGAGCAACTAAAAAACATGCATATATAAGATATTAAATCCTCAGATAATGAGGATTTTTTTATTTCCAAAAGCTACTTGACAAAGGTTCTCATTTGTTGTAGTATAAAACCGTACCCCCCATAGGGGGGTGGAAGGTGGTGCGAAATGAAAAAAAATTATGAAGTCGATGGGATGACGTGTACAGCATGTGCGCTCGCCATCGAAAAAAAGTTATCCAAAGTTGATGGAATCGATAAGGTCAATGTCAACTATGCAAATGAACGCATGGTTGTTGAATTTGATGA
This sequence is a window from Vallitaleaceae bacterium 9-2. Protein-coding genes within it:
- a CDS encoding methyl-accepting chemotaxis protein; protein product: MNKNRKKSKVSFSISLKITLAIIVANLVIVSAIGIMVGLIVDKNVGEQTKQYAMEQLNGHLNQVHHVFSEIEIATKVLESELATMVDVQKLKNDINYEKQFNEEITKMVGNFDENLDITRSIYIYFDYERFGREIDMWYNDANDGNGFVQQASMGGAEFYVDGYHAWYHEPIKGNAIWTEPYMSTAGAPITSYVMPLEVDGEVVGMVGMDLYLGDIQEQINELVLFESGYIYLIHENGDLIVHKDHGWVDGKAQSLLDLDNGQEFLNAMKQSPTGILNTVDASGNKMFSAYGHLSNGWILGSSIPESEMTAVFRNIIMFLIIIALIGLSIAIAVAFFIGRTISKPIYTIVEATEKISEGDLTVQVQLKSNDETSLLASALNKMSGEIKTLIKEAKNVGEQMIFTATDLAAMSEETNATVEEVATTIDEIAKGTNETAAEAESGATIAGIIDKKFDILIEKSKMMGKNATEVISVNETGLSTLGILKDKSKIVEASNANVVKSVGSLEKRIQEVTDIINAISTIADQTNLLALNASIEAARAGEAGRGFAVVAEEIRKLAESSSAATDKISTIVSAIQKESTDTVLVMEKLNIITNEQNQAVGEVSGSFATIYASVNRITQDIDMVISELNALYASKDELIRSSNNISAVSEETAAATQEVNASMNEQTKAVEEVATSAEKLNVLSLKLKEHIDVFKVQ
- a CDS encoding thioredoxin domain-containing protein, with translation MTEQNTTYNQLKNETSPYLLAHANNPVNWYPWGEEALEKARRENKVIFLSIGYHACHWCHVMEEEAFKNKAVAAYLNQYFISIKIDREERPDLDHQYMTIVNQIAGQGGWPLHVWLTPSLTPIYGGTYFPPQDHVAKPGFMTVLEHIVNKWEEGPEAIEKSGTEFIEQMQRLEAVEPLPIEGNICQESAQAIMKRFDPPYGGFSQAPKFPAPHQLLYLMGYDLEHSDVQLQHMVNTTLIGMAAGGLHDHVGGGFARYSVDERWEIPHFEKMLYDNLLLLKSYNVAYAQYKNPVYKTIAYRIVSFLRRELLSLKGGFYTALDADTQGVEGGFYTFSIDEVQSVLGKEGDGFVKAYQMTQEGNFEGKNHLHIRMEQLTQEHFNQWEKALERLLTYREKRKHPALDYKILTWQNGLAISVLSHMARLYGDPQILTLAKEAKDFVVWDLRKQDRLVSHITSKQQGKHVFVDDYAYYIDGLIELYMTMFEPAYLVEAKAMMEEALELFWDDNQGGFFLATRDNQEVTIRQKQFLDTATPSGNSVMGHNLYRLYVLTQDKRYEQMFRQLLEAYGHYLKKVPGYCSYGLLPLLQEERGSRLLKIAITKEDNWQELYQKIGDKMMDYDVVCLVDNPEIYPIINGKTTYYRCEGFVCKEPSNVLI
- a CDS encoding YkgJ family cysteine cluster protein codes for the protein MKRNVSLEEITDGKIYTINDMVRADTGGCQGCHVCCTGMGESITLDPYDVYRLTQGLACSFDELNQSKLSWHREDMLMLPNLKVEGKNERCIFLDENGRCTIHVYRPSVCRLFPLGRYYHEDQFSYILQVHECVKPNRSKIKVKKWINNPDGKAYDDFIMAWRRFKKNTQAYMEQVQDKKQIEAMNQLVLHRFFKTPYDNERSFYEQFYERLG
- a CDS encoding MerR family transcriptional regulator, encoding MMLSIKEAAIKVELTPHTLRYYESEGLIPFLQRDEQGHRVYRKKDIEWIQFILCLRNTGMSIREMKSFVKLYKGGEETIPDRMEILYEHKKLIEDQLRETKWYLNNINNKIAYYESINKEYLNSKEERKTLSHE
- a CDS encoding iron-containing alcohol dehydrogenase, with amino-acid sequence MNNFVFKNSTELVFGKNVEDQTGIYTAKHGSKVLLHYGGGSIKRTGLYDRIIKSLEENNVDYIELGNVQANPRLSLVQEGIRLCKEQQVDFILAVGGGSVIDSAKTIAVGAKYEGDIWECFVGEANVTDALGLGVVLTIPAAGSETSMGAVITNEEGWLKRPLGHPLMRPTFALLNPELTYTLPDYQTACGVSDMLAHTMERYFTNTTNVDLTDRLCEATMRTIIEEGPKVLENPTDYAARAEIMLAGTVAHNDSLDLGRETDWASHDIEHELSGIYDIAHGAGLSIVFPAWMKYVYKENKPRFEQFAYRVFGIEPQFDDSDASIVKAIKALEDFYVKMGLPIRLEDENITDDRYSEMAKKATNNDTRTLGHFKALNSHDIHEIYKLCAMPKKW
- a CDS encoding class I SAM-dependent methyltransferase, which gives rise to MKKQYEDFAFVYDELMSEVPYEQWIAFIKSVFDQSETNIQLVADLGCGTGNVTIPLAQSGYDMIGIDLSENMLMISRQKAEEAGVNPLFLLQDITEFELYGTVDGVIAACDSLNYLSSKEKILDVFLLVKNYLNEGGIFIFDVNTEYVFEKVYGNQTFTYRDDDVAYIWENTYDKKKKSNTYDISFFVRDDEENYVRFDEYHNEYAYGQATLEALILEAGLTLQAVYDNYSWKLPQENTERLTFIVKK
- the hslO gene encoding Hsp33 family molecular chaperone HslO — protein: MDKLLRATTTNGEIRAFAANTKELVNIARTYHQTSPVASAALGRLLTAGVMMGSMLKSEKELLTLNIRGEGPIGGVLVTANGTGQVKGYVNNALVDLPLKPNGKLDVSGAIGPGTLTVIKDLGMKEPYVGQVELVSGEIAEDITYYFASSEQTPSVVALGVLVDTNYSIRQSGGFIVQLLPQASEATITQLEKNIQNLPSVTTMYENGLDEKGMLEKVLEGFEIRINDTSHPKYYCNCSRERVEKALISIGKEEMDSIIQDGEPIEMACHFCDKKYRFDIEQLKNMHI